CGTAGCCGCGGTCATGGTGGGTTGCGTTGCCAGGGTCGCGCTGAAAGCCGCTCAGAATGGCGCCAATACTTTCTTTGACCATCTGGAATTGATTGGGCACCGAAATGCCATAGCCATCATCGTAAATCGAGATGATGGCTGGCGCGCCCAACACACCGATGGCGTTAACCGACTCCCAGAACATGCCCTCGGCCGTGGAGGCGTTGCCGATGCTGCCCCAGGCAATTTCATTTCCATTATCGGAGAATTCGCGAAAAGGTTTGAGGTCGTCCAGATCGCGGTACAGGCGTGAGGCAAATGCTAACCCCACCAGGCGCGGCATCTGTGAACCGGTTGGGGAAACATCGGCGGAGATATTGTACATTTCGGTCTGGGTTTTCCATGAACCATCGGAATTCAGATAGCGGCTGGCAAAATGAGCGTTCATGGCCCGGCCAGCCGAAGCCGGATCAGCTTCAACATTGGCGTGGGCGTAGAGTTGAGCGAAAAACTCCGGGAAGGTGTGCGCCCCGAGCGCAAAAAGCCAGGTTTGGTCGCGATAATAGCCTGAGCGCCAGTCTCCCTTTTGGAAAACGCGGGCGATTGCCAGTTGGGCAACTTCCTTCCCCGCGCCAAATATTCCGAATTTTGCTTTGCCGGTGAGTACTTCCCGGCGGCCAATGATGCTAGCCTGACGACTCTTGTAGGCTAGACGATAGTCTGCAATGATATCTTCGGTGGAGAGGGGTAAATGGCGTGTTTTTTGTTTTGACATAAGTAGTTAGCTTTTGTGACAAGATTACTCCGAATATTATAGTCGATGAAACCATATCTTTGTATTCTACGTATAAGTGATGTATGTAACTTTTTGCGAGAGAGCGAATCGCTATAATATAATTGGCTAATTACAGAAAAAGGAGCATCTGATGACTGACGAAAAACCCACGAAATCCGAAGAAATGTCGTGCGCAACCTGCTCAATGCGGCTGAAAGCCGAAGCGAAGCCAAAGTCGTTTATGGCGCGTTTGTGGAAATGGCATACGGGCTGGTGCCCCGGCTGGAAGGCCTATCAAGCCGCATTAGCTGAACAAGGTTAGCCAGCGTAACGCGCACGGATTTGTTCAGCGAAATCGATCAACGAAAAACGCAGCGCGATGGGTTCAAGCACCTCGATCGCGCTGCCGTGTTTAAGTAAATTATTACGCGCATCTTCCAGGGATTCAAAGGGCAGCGTCAGGGTTATCCAGCCATCGCTATCTGGTTGCTGGATATTTTCGATCTCAGCTTGAATCACTTTGCCGAATTGTCCTGGCAGCGCCGAAAGCAACTCCGCCGAGATACGCACCCTGACCGGATACTGAGGCTTTTCACGTTCGTATTCGCTGCTCCAATATTCCCAATAGGCGCTCAAATTGAAATCGGGGGATCTCTCGAAATGCTCATCCAGTAGCTGCGCAGCCTGGATCCAGGCGACTCGCACAACTANNNNNNNNNNNNNNNNNNNNNNNNNNNNNNNNNNNNNNNNNNNNNNNNNNNNNNNNNNNNNNNNNNNNNNNNNNNNNNNNNNNNNNNNNNNNNNNNNNNNGAAGGCAACGCCGCCGCGAGTTTGAGCAAAGCCCCCTTGAGTTTCTGACCAACCCCGAGGTCGTCCAGTGGCGCGGGGATGCTAAGCATGAACAAAGCCCGAACTTCCTCCTTGCTCAAACCCGTTAAGTCGGTGCGATAACGCTCGATCAGGGCGATGCCGCCCCCTGGCCCGCGCTCCGTGTAAACTGGCACTCCCCAGACGCTCAGGGCGGTCACATCGCGGTAGATGGTGCGTATCGAAACTTCAAGCTCATCAGCCAACGCTTCAGCAGTAACACGCCCGCGGGATTGCAAAATCATCAACAGGGAAAGCAATCGATCTGCACGCATAGTTGAATTCTACCGCGAAATCCTGACAGAAGGTGTCAGGTAGGCTGCGATAAGATCATTCTGCCGCCGATAGCTGTGTCGGCGCAACCGGAAAGGATCAGCGTGGTTCTACTGAAAAGGAGATCAATTATGAGCGAATTAGAAGTCAAGATTATTGAGTTGCCGCCGATGCGCATGATTTCGGCCTATGGTTTCGGCACGGAACCGGAGCCGATTGCCTGGGATAAAATGCTAATTTTTGCACTGGCAAAGAGCTTGAGAAAAGAAGGCGAACTCCCCCAGACCTTTGGTTTCAATAACCCGAACCCGTCAAAAGGCAGCCCGAATTATGGGTATGAACTCTGGATGCCGGTGGTAGAAGATGTGCTGCCGGAGGGTGATCTCCGCATCGTGCATTTCACGGGCGGCCTGTATGCAGTGACTCCGTTCAAAGACCTCAACAAGATCGGCAAAGTGTGGCAGCAGTTGGCTCATTGGCGCGAGGCCAGCCATTACAAACGCGGCCAGCATCAATGGCTTGAAGAGCAAACAGCCGCGTCGGATGTTCTTGAAGAACTCGAGTTCAATTTGTATTTGCCGATTATTGAGTAAAGAAGTATATCATCGCGGAAACATAAGCCACAAAAGCCTTGTGTTTCCGCGATGATTGGGTGAATTACCGCCCAACCTGGAAAAGCACATTTTGGAAAATTGCGCTACTATTGTCGTTGCCATCTTCAGAGCGGTATTCCACTTCCAGGTTTGTACTCCCACCACTGCCAGATTCCGCTCTCGCCAGGCTGTAGGCGCCATAGTCTTTGTCCCAGGGTGCATAAACCGCCAGAGTTGAAAAAGCGCTGGCGTTATTCTCCCAAATATCCATACCGGTATCCATGAGATTGGCTGAATTATTGGCGTAAAGTGTGTAATAGTTCCAGTCAATCCTGGCGTCTACGCCAAAGACATTCGTACGCGATGTTCCGGCGCCTGTCCAGCCAAGTATATTGAAAAATCCCTGCACATAAGCATTTTCCCAGTCTCCTGGATAAGTGGTTGCAAATGTAAAGCTGGCGTCCATATTATCGAGCACCGTCCAGCCCATATCGTCTTCTTTATTGCTCTCATAGCGGTAGATGTTGATCAGCGGAACGGCGTTACCCACCAACGGGGTTTGCACAAAATAAGTAAATGGCAAACCTTGCTGATATTGGTTGCCATGCATATCATGGATGTAAATTGTGCCAGCATCCATTGTGAAAGCAAAGCCCTCTAAAACCGGGAAAACATTATTATCCCAGAGGAAAGCGTAGACAATCACTGTACTATGGTCGGAATAGAAAGTATCCAGATAAAAGGGGACAGAGCCAGACGATGTGTTATTCATATCCCACCAACAGTTAAAAGCAACATCATCATCCGTATCGGGTAAATAACCAACAACTGTGCAACTTCCCCGCAGATCTTGTAAGCGATTTTCCATACCATCGGGGATGGGAACCCAGGCCGAGGCTTGATGGCCGTTTTGGGAGGTCAGATAAACGCCGGAGATGCCTGCTTTCTCATATTGGTTCGTACCACCCACAGCAAGGCTGGAGTATTTGCTCAATAGCTCGTTGATGCTATCTTGTCCCAGGGGATAATTATTCGAGTACGTTGCGCCGGGGGCAGCATTAGGGTACATCAACATCCCTTGCTCCACATCATGGCCCAGGCCGATTGCATGGCCGAACTCATGCGCCAGAACCAGTGAGCCATCGTAACCAATCCCATCGCCAGCGGCTGGATTCCAATGGAAGATGGTTGCGCCATACTCGTCGATGACGGCGCCGCCAGAGCCATAATTCAGGCCGATTAGCACTTGCTGGCTGGATTCGTATTGACTGACATACGCAGACCCCAGTGGATTGTCTCTCAGCCCGGTGGTCCAGCCGACGATGATATTGGTATCGCTTTGGCAACTGCTGTGCTGATAAAGATTGAATCCGGTATTGCTCTGCCAGTATTGCGCGCCGTTGGTAGCGAAACTCTGAATAACATTATCCCCCCACAAATACAGTCCGCTATAATCGCCCCCAGAACTCGAAGCGATGCAATAACTGGCTTGTGCCGTGGGCCAGGAAAAACTCCCGGAAGTTAAACAATACCCAATCGGGCAGTCATCCTCTTCGAAATAATCATAGGGAACTGGCTCGCCTTCATACGCAAGAGCTGGTATTGCGCTCGATGTGAACACAAACATCAATACCAATACTATAACAATGAGCGGCAATAGCTTGTGGAAAACAGGATTTTGGTTCATCAGTATTCCTTTCGCATGGTCAGCTAAAAGTTCATGCGGAACTATATAGATATAGATTTATAATAGCATATCACTATATAAAATTAATAGGCCTACGGTCATAGTCTCATGCTAATAAAGGAGAATGCTATGAAATTTGAAACAGCTTCATTGCTGGAGTTTGGACTTCAGCCAACGCTGGCTATTCTGGATCGCGGTTTTGCGGATTATTTTGTACCAATCCAGATAACTTTCGAACATTTTTTGGGGATGTTGCGGGTGGATAGTGTGGATGCGACGGCTAGCCGTGTTGTTCTCAAAGCTGGTCAACCCGCGGGAGTTGCGCTGATTGCCCGGAGAGGGCGGAGCAGCCGCCTAGCGGGGATGGCAATCCTCCCCGAGGCGCGCGGGCAAGGGGTAGGACGCTGGCTCGTGGGGCAGATCATCGCCGACGCCAAAGCTCGCGGCGATCGCCGCCTGGAACTCGAAGTCATCGAGGAAAATATACCTGCCATAAATCTCTATGAGCAGTCCGGCTTCCAAAAGGTTCGCAAACTGGTGAGTTATTCGTTGGAAAATCCAACCGGCGTAACAGCCAGATTGGAAGAAATTGATCTGCGCACAATGGGTCGCCTGATTTTTCTGCACGGCTATCAGGATTTCCCCTGGCAAATGTCGGGAGAGAGTCTGCTGCAAATGAGCCTTCCCAACCGCGCTTTTCGTTATATGGATAGCGCCGTAGCCATTTCGTCACCTGCTGCTGAACAAATTTTTATACGCGCACTGTTGTTGAATATTGAGAATAAAACGCAAATTCAAACCTTGCTCCAGGGTTTATTTGCGCTTTATCCTGGCAAAACCTGGAAAGTGCCGGCTATTTTCCCCGAGGAATTTTGTGGCACATTTGAGCAGGCTGGTTTTGAACGTGGAAGCTTAGCCCAATTCCAAATGGCACTGCGTCTATCCGCCCAGCCTTGACAGAACCTCCGCCTCTGGTAAACTAGCACCCGTTATGCAATTTTTAGCTTCCCCATTCGCTCCCGTCCCTAGCAACCGCAAGCCGCGATAGGCTTTTGGTCTTTTGGGATGGTGGGCAATCATATACCCACGATAAGCGAACACCCTCTGGACTGAAAAGCCAGAGGGTGTTTTTGTCTCAAGTTAAACACTTGAAGCACATTCCCCCGGAGGTAGTCTATGAAAATGTCAATGCTTTTTAGCCAAACCCTGCGCGAAGCCCCCACCGACGCTGAAATGCCCAGTCACAAACTGCTGGTGCGGGCGGGTTTTATCCGCCAACTTGCCGCCGGTATCTACACAGCCATGCCGTTAGCCAAACGCTCGCTCACCAAAATCGAAGATATTATGCGCGTGGAAATCAACGCCATCGGCGGACAAGAGATGACCATGCCGGTAGTGCATCCTGCCGAAGTCTGGCAAGAGACCGAGCGTTGGTATCAGATTGGCTCGGAGATGGGCCGCTTCAAAGACAAAAATCAGCGCGATATGGTGTTGGCCATGACCCACGAGGAAGTAGTCGCCGACCTGACGCGTAAAGAGATTCACTCCTATCGCCAACTCCCTGTGCTGATTTATCATATTCAAACCAAATGGCGTGATGATCCCCGCCCGCGCGCGGGCCTGATCCGCGTGCGCGAGTTCACCATGAAAGACAGCTATTCACTCGATGCCGATTGGGAAGGCCTCGATAAACAGTATCGCGCTCATTATCAGGCCTATTTCGATATCTTCCACCGCTGTGGGATTTCGGTGATTGCGGTTAAATCTGATGTGGGCATGATGGGCGGCAAGCTGGCCCATGAATATATGTATCTAACCCCTTTTGGAGAAGATACGCTGATGCTTTGTGACGCGTGCGGATATTCGGCCAATCGGCAGGTGGCCACCTTCAAAAAGGTTGCCCTCCCCGAGGAAGAATCGCTCCCCACTGAGAAAGTCTTCACGCCCGATTGCAAAACCATCGCCGAATTGGCCACATTCCTGAATATTCCTGCTGCCAAGACCGCCAAGGCTGTCTTCATGATCGCCGATATCCCCGAAGGCGAATCCAGTGTGCAGAAATTTGTCTTTGCTATCGTGCGCGGCGATATGGACTTGAACGAAACCAAGCTGGTCAACGCCCTCAAGGCCAGCGAACTGCGCCCGGCCACCGAGGAAGAGATTGTCGCCATCGGCGCGGTGCCAGGCTACGCCTCACCAATTGGATTGCCGGAAAAGAATACTTATTTGCCCGTTATCACGATTGTGGATGAGTTAATTGCGCAGTCGCAAAACCTGGTAGCCGGAGCTAATGATGCCGGGTATCATATGCTCAACACGAATTTGGGGCGCGATTATCAGGCCGATCTTGTGACCGATCTAACCTCCGCCCGCGAAGGGGATGGTTGCCCCGAATGTGCCGCGCCTTTCCGGGAAGTGCGCGGCGTGGAAGTGGGCAATATCTTCAAGCTTGGTACGCGCTACTCCGATTCGCTGGGTTGCACCTTCCAGGATAAAGATGGCAAGGAGAAGCCTGTCATTATGGGTTCTTACGGCATTGGCAGTGGGCGTTTACTGGCCTCAGTCGCCGAAGAACACAACGACGAATACGGGTTGATCTGGCCGATTACAGTAGCCCCGTATCAGGTGCATCTGGTGATGCTGCCCAGCAAAAAAGACGATTCGGCAATGGAAGCCGCCGCGCAGTTGTATAAGGATTTAGTAGCCGCCGGTGTGGAAGTTCTCTTTGACGACCGGGACGACAGCCCCGGCGTGAAGTTCAACGACGCGGATCTGATTGGCTTGCCGATCCGGGTGACGGTGGGCGCGCGCGGGCTGAAAGATGGCATGGTCGAGATCAAACGCCGCAGCGAGAAAGAAAAACGCATGATCCCCCTGGAAGATGCGCTGAAAACCGTTCAGGCCGAAATTGAAGCGCTATTAGCAGAGATTCAGGCCACAATTATCGAAGTTCCCTACGAAGCGTAGGCTGTCAGCAAAAATAGCCCAAAAAGGTGTGCGTGGGTTTTCCCATTGCACATCTTTTTTGCTTAACACCCCTTGACTCTCCTCCTACCGGAGGGTCTATACTATACGTGTTGATGGCCTTCAACCTCGCAATAGCTCATAACAAAAGACAGGTAACGAATGATAAAGATTGGCGACTTCTCAAAACTGGCGCATGTCACCGTCAAAACCCTGCATCACTACGGCGAAATCGGCCTGCTGCGCCCGACGCATATCGACCGCTACACGGGGTATCGCTACTACACCCTCGAGCAACTGCCGCGCTTGAACCGCATTCTGGCGCTCAAAGACCTGGGCTTCTCGCTAGAACAGGTCTCGTTGCTGCTCAATGAAAACCTTTCTCTGGGAGAATTGCGCGGCATGTTGCGGATGAAGCAGATTGAACTGGCAGAACGCGTGGACCTGGAGCGGGCGCGACTGGCCCAGGTGGAGTTTCGGCTTCGCCAAATTGAGCTGGAAGGTGGTATTCCCGAACGCGAGATTGCACTCAAAGAGATTGCCCCAATGACGGTTCTGGCCGCCAAAGCCACCGCGGCCAACGAAATCGCTTTGCCCGCAGCCCGTTCCAGCCTGCAAACGCTGCTCACGCACAATCTTGAGCGCGCCCGCCTCAAAGCCGATGGCCCGTGGTTTGGCCTGATCGCTGATTTACCCTATGCGGAGAGTGAACTGGAGTTTGAGATAGCTGTCCCCGTGCAACTTCGCCGCGGTCAACGCGCTGGCGATTGGGGCAGTTCCCCAGTGCAGTTGCGCCAACTAGCGGCCGTGCCCACAATGGCCAGCCTGATCTATGATGGTGAGTACGCCGCTATGAACATGGTCTACGCCGCGCTTTACGCCTGGACAAAGAGCCATGCTTATCAAATCGCCGGACCGTGTCGTGAAGTTTACCTGTCTGGGGCGGGGATCACCTTCGAGAAGCCGGATGAATCTTCCGGCTTTGTGGAAGTGCAGTGCCCCGTTGAGCGGACGCAAATCCCGATTTCAGTAAAATCAACACAAACCTATGGGAAGGACCTAATCATGCAACCCAAATTTGTCACCAAACCCGCAATGACCGTCGTCGGATTGTCTTATGTCGGAAAAAATGAAAGTAACGAGATTCCCCAACTATGGGGTCAGTGGAATGCGCGGGCTGGTGAAATTAAAAACAGAACTGGCTATTGCGCCTATGGCGCCTGCTTTGCGGCCCCCGAGAACGCAGGCGAAGGTGAGTTCGAGTATATGGCCTGTATGGAAGTGACCGAAGTTGCCGATACGCCC
This DNA window, taken from Chloroflexota bacterium, encodes the following:
- a CDS encoding matrixin family metalloprotease, coding for MNQNPVFHKLLPLIVIVLVLMFVFTSSAIPALAYEGEPVPYDYFEEDDCPIGYCLTSGSFSWPTAQASYCIASSSGGDYSGLYLWGDNVIQSFATNGAQYWQSNTGFNLYQHSSCQSDTNIIVGWTTGLRDNPLGSAYVSQYESSQQVLIGLNYGSGGAVIDEYGATIFHWNPAAGDGIGYDGSLVLAHEFGHAIGLGHDVEQGMLMYPNAAPGATYSNNYPLGQDSINELLSKYSSLAVGGTNQYEKAGISGVYLTSQNGHQASAWVPIPDGMENRLQDLRGSCTVVGYLPDTDDDVAFNCWWDMNNTSSGSVPFYLDTFYSDHSTVIVYAFLWDNNVFPVLEGFAFTMDAGTIYIHDMHGNQYQQGLPFTYFVQTPLVGNAVPLINIYRYESNKEDDMGWTVLDNMDASFTFATTYPGDWENAYVQGFFNILGWTGAGTSRTNVFGVDARIDWNYYTLYANNSANLMDTGMDIWENNASAFSTLAVYAPWDKDYGAYSLARAESGSGGSTNLEVEYRSEDGNDNSSAIFQNVLFQVGR
- a CDS encoding GNAT family N-acetyltransferase, whose protein sequence is MKFETASLLEFGLQPTLAILDRGFADYFVPIQITFEHFLGMLRVDSVDATASRVVLKAGQPAGVALIARRGRSSRLAGMAILPEARGQGVGRWLVGQIIADAKARGDRRLELEVIEENIPAINLYEQSGFQKVRKLVSYSLENPTGVTARLEEIDLRTMGRLIFLHGYQDFPWQMSGESLLQMSLPNRAFRYMDSAVAISSPAAEQIFIRALLLNIENKTQIQTLLQGLFALYPGKTWKVPAIFPEEFCGTFEQAGFERGSLAQFQMALRLSAQP
- a CDS encoding MerR family transcriptional regulator, with protein sequence MIKIGDFSKLAHVTVKTLHHYGEIGLLRPTHIDRYTGYRYYTLEQLPRLNRILALKDLGFSLEQVSLLLNENLSLGELRGMLRMKQIELAERVDLERARLAQVEFRLRQIELEGGIPEREIALKEIAPMTVLAAKATAANEIALPAARSSLQTLLTHNLERARLKADGPWFGLIADLPYAESELEFEIAVPVQLRRGQRAGDWGSSPVQLRQLAAVPTMASLIYDGEYAAMNMVYAALYAWTKSHAYQIAGPCREVYLSGAGITFEKPDESSGFVEVQCPVERTQIPISVKSTQTYGKDLIMQPKFVTKPAMTVVGLSYVGKNESNEIPQLWGQWNARAGEIKNRTGYCAYGACFAAPENAGEGEFEYMACMEVTEVADTPDGMLVRQIPAHKYAVFTHKGKLHNLPETYKYIYETWLPQSGVELHEDKFDMELYDERFIVDADEAEFDILVAIKE
- a CDS encoding proline--tRNA ligase, translated to MSMLFSQTLREAPTDAEMPSHKLLVRAGFIRQLAAGIYTAMPLAKRSLTKIEDIMRVEINAIGGQEMTMPVVHPAEVWQETERWYQIGSEMGRFKDKNQRDMVLAMTHEEVVADLTRKEIHSYRQLPVLIYHIQTKWRDDPRPRAGLIRVREFTMKDSYSLDADWEGLDKQYRAHYQAYFDIFHRCGISVIAVKSDVGMMGGKLAHEYMYLTPFGEDTLMLCDACGYSANRQVATFKKVALPEEESLPTEKVFTPDCKTIAELATFLNIPAAKTAKAVFMIADIPEGESSVQKFVFAIVRGDMDLNETKLVNALKASELRPATEEEIVAIGAVPGYASPIGLPEKNTYLPVITIVDELIAQSQNLVAGANDAGYHMLNTNLGRDYQADLVTDLTSAREGDGCPECAAPFREVRGVEVGNIFKLGTRYSDSLGCTFQDKDGKEKPVIMGSYGIGSGRLLASVAEEHNDEYGLIWPITVAPYQVHLVMLPSKKDDSAMEAAAQLYKDLVAAGVEVLFDDRDDSPGVKFNDADLIGLPIRVTVGARGLKDGMVEIKRRSEKEKRMIPLEDALKTVQAEIEALLAEIQATIIEVPYEA
- a CDS encoding WYL domain-containing protein, which encodes VVRVAWIQAAQLLDEHFERSPDFNLSAYWEYWSSEYEREKPQYPVRVRISAELLSALPGQFGKVIQAEIENIQQPDSDGWITLTLPFESLEDARNNLLKHGSAIEVLEPIALRFSLIDFAEQIRARYAG
- a CDS encoding HTH domain-containing protein gives rise to the protein MRADRLLSLLMILQSRGRVTAEALADELEVSIRTIYRDVTALSVWGVPVYTERGPGGGIALIERYRTDLTGLSKEEVRALFMLSIPAPLDDLGVGQKLKGALLKLAAALPS